In Deltaproteobacteria bacterium, one genomic interval encodes:
- a CDS encoding branched-chain amino acid ABC transporter permease, which produces MIVTILDVVVAGLLLGGIYALISVGLSLQYGVARVLNVAHGEFMMLGALTTWSLNRAFGLNPLIAIALCGPVAFGVGYGLHRTLFKRLRTSSPSLAVFEGNSMLASFGLLFIIQNLASIAWGTEIRAYTYLAYPVNVFGALFAANRLVTLAFAVVIGVVFYLFLVRSRLGKAIRAAAQDPTIAGLMGVNINQVLALCFGFGALMAGLAGLLVSMSYPVHTTMGLEYTIITIIVVVLGGLGSIPGSFIGGFVLGLIGSIVTKIEPGLSLAAYYLLFMLLLWIKPTGLMGK; this is translated from the coding sequence GGGCTTGAGTCTTCAGTACGGCGTCGCCCGGGTCCTCAACGTCGCCCATGGGGAGTTCATGATGCTCGGGGCCTTAACCACCTGGTCTCTGAACCGGGCCTTCGGGCTGAACCCTCTGATTGCCATAGCCTTATGCGGCCCTGTTGCCTTCGGCGTGGGCTACGGGCTCCACAGAACCCTGTTCAAGCGGCTGCGGACCTCATCGCCCTCCCTGGCTGTCTTTGAGGGTAATTCGATGCTCGCCTCTTTCGGCCTCCTTTTTATCATTCAGAACTTAGCCTCCATAGCCTGGGGCACCGAGATCAGGGCCTATACCTATCTGGCCTACCCGGTCAATGTATTCGGGGCCCTCTTCGCGGCCAATCGCCTGGTAACCCTGGCCTTCGCCGTGGTCATCGGGGTGGTCTTCTATCTCTTCCTGGTTCGCAGCCGACTGGGAAAGGCGATCAGGGCAGCGGCCCAGGACCCGACCATCGCCGGATTGATGGGCGTTAACATCAATCAGGTGCTGGCTTTATGCTTTGGCTTTGGCGCCCTGATGGCCGGTCTGGCCGGCCTGCTGGTGAGCATGTCCTATCCTGTTCATACGACCATGGGCCTCGAATACACGATCATCACGATCATTGTGGTCGTCCTGGGCGGGCTGGGCAGTATCCCGGGCAGTTTCATCGGAGGGTTCGTGCTGGGCCTTATCGGCAGTATTGTGACCAAGATAGAGCCGGGGTTGTCTTTGGCTGCCTATTACCTGCTCTTCATGCTCCTGCTCTGGATAAAACCCACCGGCCTTATGGGGAAGTAG